GACCTCGATGCCGGGCCGCTGGCGCGCTACTGTCGCTATGTCGTCGAGTGGATCGCGGCGGACGTGGCCGTCCAGAAGGAGGGTACCTGGTTCGACACCACCGATACGAACGGGGCACCGACCAAAAAGCGGCACCCGGCATGGCAGGCCGCGCAGGACATTGAGAAGATGCTGCGCGACTTGGAAGCGACCTTCGGTATGCGTCCCGACGCCCGTTACAAAATCATGCGCGACCAGGCGGCGGCGCGTGGTCTGGGTGACCTTCCGCTCTGGGGCAATACGCCCGACCGGGATGAGGAGAAATCGGGGGATGGTGCGCCGGCAACGACACAGCCCGACCCCGATGACATTATCGGAATTCTTGGCGCCCACAACTCGATGCCTCCCGGCTCGCTGAACTGATGCCATGGAAGTCTCTGCTGTTGCGGTGCAGGCTGCTGCCGGTCATCGGTTGTGGCCGGAACCGGAGTGGGTCAAGGAAGCCGCTGACACCAAGGGGTGGGCGTGGGTTCGTCTTGCCTGGGAGCGATGCTCCCGCGTAGCCGGTTCTTGGTTTGACGAGGCGAAAGCGGCCGCAGCCGTTCACCTGTTTCCGAAGGTTTTCCGGCTGACGGATGACCGTTTCGCGGGTAAGCCCTTCCGCCTCGGTCTATGGCAAGAATGCATCGTCCGTCTTCTCGTCGGCTGGAAAGCGCCCATCGAGATCGTTGACGAGCAGACCGGCCAACCGGCTTTCGTCCATGTCCGCATCTTCCGGCGCCTCATGCTGTGGGTGCCACGGAAAAACGGGAAGTCCGAGTTCCTGGCGGCGCTGGCGCTGCTGTTTTTCATTCTCGATGGCGTCGTTGGCGGGCAGGGCTATGTGTTCGCCCGCGACGAAAGTCAGGCCAAGATCATCTTCAACAAGATGAAGGCCATGATCAGCATGGCGCCCAATATGGGCGACACGCAGATCTACAAGAAGTCGATCTATCTCCCGAAAATCCGGGCGTTGTTCGAACTTCTGACAGGAAAGCCCGAGGGAAAGCACGGGAAATCGCCGACCGTCATAGCGGGCGACGAGATGCACGAATGGGAGACGCCGGATCTGGCGAACTTCCTGCGGCAGGGCACCGGCACCCGATTGGAGCCGATCGAACTCTACGCGTCGACTGCCGGCGTCAAGTCGAACAAGACCGGCTATGCCCTCTGGGAGGAAAGCCTGTCGATCCTCGAAGGGCGGATCGATGACCCCTCGACGCTGGTTGTTATCTTTGCGCTCGATCCTGATGATGATTGGGCCGACGAAGCGAACTGGCCGAAGGCAAACCCGTCGCTCGGCATCTCGCCTACGATGCAGTTTCTGCGGCGCGAGGCGGCAATCGCTGCCGATAACCCGCGCGCCGAACAACACTTCCGGTGCTACCACCTCAACCAGTGGATCGACGCGGTAACGCGCTGGCTCAGCCTGAAGAAGTGGGATGCATGCGCGACCAATAAGGAAGCCTGGAAGGAATGGCGTGACGGGGTCGGGCTTGAAGGGAGAAGTTGTTTCGCAGCCTTCGACGTTTCCTCGAATGAGGATATCACGGCGCGAATTCTGGCGTTTCCACCCGATGACGAATTTGATCGCTGGGTTCTGTCGGCCCGGTTCTGGGTGCCATCAGAGACAATCGCGAAGCGGTCGCGACAGGATCGTGTGTCCTATGACAAGTGGCTCGGTCTGGGGGCGATCGAAGAGACGCCTGGTGATTACGTTGACCAGGACTATGTGCGGAAGGCGCTTTTTGAAGACCTGGAGCGCTTCAATGTTACGCTGATCGGCTACGACCCGTGGAACGCCACCAAGCTCGTCACCGACATGCAGAAAGATGGAGTCGACGAAAGCCGATTTCAGTTGATGCGGCAGGGCATTCCCACGTTGGGGGAGCCTACGAAGCTCTTCGAGCGCCTGGTGATGTCCGGTCAACTGGACCACGGCGGCCATCCGGTACTCCGTTGGATGGCGGGCAATGTGGCCGTCAGGTTCGACGAAAATCTGAACTATGCACCGACTAAAAAGAAGAGCGCCGAAAAGATCGACGGCATCGTTGGCAGTGTCATGGCCGTAGGCCTGTCCATGGCCGACGACGTCGAAGGGCCGTCGGTTTATGAGCAACGCGGCATTCTGGAGATTGAAGTCTGATGGACGATCGAATGCAGGTCTCGACGGAAAAGCCGCGCGTGCGCGTAAAGGCGGGTAGGTCGGAAATGGAGGCGGCAGCTTACGGCGCGCCCGCTTCGATTTCGAGCGAGAATGGCTTTTTCCGCCACATCGTACCGTCCAAGACGAACGCTGGCGTTCACGTGTCCGAGCACAATGCGCGGCACTATCCGATCGTCTACGCCTGCGTGAACCGCATCGCCAACCCTGTGGCCCATTTTCCGGTGCAGATCATGCGGCCGGCGAATGGCGGCGGGGTTGAGGAGGCGACAGATCATCCACTCGCGGCCCGGCTCAAGCTGCGACCCAACGACTACATGAGTTCTCGGACGCTTCGGAAAACGGTGCAGGGGCATGCTCTTCTTTGGGGCAACGGCTTCATCGAAATCGAGCGCAATCGGCGAGGTCAGTCTGTGGGGCTCTGGCCGTTGCTTCCCGATCGGACCGCGCCACGAAAGAACGGGGACCGGCTCGTTTTCGATACGTCGATCGACGGGAAGAGGTTCAGTCTCGACCATATGGACGTGATCCACATCATGGATCAGAGCCAGGATGGTTACGTTGGCCTGTCGCCGGTTGCTATGGCTCGCCAGGCTATCGGTATGGGCTTTGCGACCGAAGAGTTCGGTGGCAAGTTCTTTGCCAATGACGCCAAGTCGGGCGGCTTCCTCATGCATCCCGGCAAGCTCGGGCCGCAGGCTCAAGCGAACCTGCGCGGTCGCGACGGAGCGCAAAAGGCCGCGCCCGAGAACCCGGCTGCCGCCATCGAAAAGCAAGGCGGCCTAGACAACGCGCACCGGATCAAGGTGCTCGAAGAGGGGATGAAGTGGATCCAGACTACTATCCCTCCCGAAGATGCTCAGTTTCTCGGTACACGAGAAATGCAGATCGCGGAAATCGCGCGCATCTACGATGTGCCGTTGATCCTGGTGCAAAGTCACGAAAAGTCGACATCGTGGGGCTCCGGCATCGAACAGCTGATGATCGGATTCTTCCAGCAGACGATCGCTCCGTGGATTGTCGCCTGGGAGCAGGAACTGAACTGGAAGCTGTTTACCGAGGCGGAGCGCCGTCGCGGCTACCACGTTAAGTTCCGGATGAATGCCTTGCTGCGGGGCGACATGGCCGCCCGGGCCGCCTTCTATAAGGCGATGTTCGAACTCGGCATGACCATGAACCAGATCCTGGCCCTTGAGGACATGAACGGCATCGGTCCCAACGGCGACGTCAATTTCGTGTCGAACAACGTCCAGACCGTCGAGCGGGCGATCAACCCGCCGGAGCACGCGCCGATCGGCCACAACGGTGGGCCTAAGATCGAGGAAGGAGACGATCAATGAGGTATGCGCACATCCTGATGGCGGTGGCGTCTGAATTCTGGGCTATCGACGAGAATAAATTCGACCAGATCGTGTCGTTCCTAGCGTTGCAGGCAGCGGGCGAGAAGTTCTCCAACGAAGAACTGCAAGCCCGGATTTCCAAGCAAACCGAGCGTGACGTCGCTCGTCGCGAAGGCGCTGTCGCCGTATTGCCGTTGCGCGGTGTGCTCGCCAATCGCATGAGCATGATGAACGACATCTCCGGCGGCACCAGTTACGAGAGCTTCGCCCGCACCTTCGATGCAGCGGTGTCGGCTCCGGACGTGAAGGCGATAATCCTCGATGTCGACAGCCCTGGCGGTGTTGTTTCCGGTGTTGATGAGTTGTCGCAGCGCATCTTTAGCGGGCGCGGCAGGAAGCCGATCATCGCGCACGTCAACTCGACAGCCGCAAGTGCGGCCTATTGGACGATCACTGGTGCCGATGAGGTTGTTCTCAATCCTTCGGCCGAGGTGGGTTCCATCGGCGTCATGCAGGTTCATGACGACGTCAGCGCAGCTCTTGAAAAGGCGGGCGTAAAACGCACGCTGACCGCCGTTCCCGAGTTCAAGGGCGAAGGAGCCCCGTTCCAACCGCTCAGCGACGATGCGAAAGCCCATCGTCTGGCGCGAGCGAACTTCTACTACGAAAAATTCGTAGGCCGCGTTGCCAGCAACCGCGGTGTGAGCGCTGCGACCGTCAAAAGCAGCTTTGGACGTGGCCGTATGGTCACCGCTGAAGACGCGGTTGGTCTCGGGATGGCTGACCGGATCGGAACTCTTGAAGAGACGATCGCACGCTTCGGGGTGTCTCCCGGCGCGACGGGGTCAAACTTTGCGCGCGAGCGCGAACGCAGAGCCCTCCAGATCTAAGCAGCAACATCCTCGCTTTTCAAAGTTTTCAGCGTTCCGGGGCCGGCCGGAGCGGGATCTGAACTCGTCTTTACCGGCGCCTCAGCAAACAGGAGTTCCCCATGCTGAACAAACGTCATACCGCGCTGTTTGGCGGCGCGATCTTCTGCCTTGTCGCCGTGGCTGCGTGCGCGCTGGTGCTCTCCGGCGCATCGGGACACGATGCCATCGCGTTTCTTACTGACCCGCACATGCAGCTGGCGACTCCCATGCTCGCGGCTCTTCGGGCCGATCGCGTCGCACTCGTCGACAAGATGAAGGCTATTATCGATACGGCCGAAGGAGAGGGCCGGGATCTGAGCGCGGAGGAGTCGGCCGAATTCGATGGGATGAAAGCCCAAAAGGAAGGCTTCGATCGTCGTATCGCTCGACTGGAGGATATGGAATCGACCACAGCCGCGCTTGATGCTGTCGTGCCGGCACATTCTCGTCGAGCGGCCATCGAGCGTGCTGGCGGGCCGGAAGCAAGCCGCGAGTTCGAGAGCATCGGCCATTTTCTGTCCGCCGTGCGTTTCAGCCCGAACGACCAGCGCCTGAACTTCGTTGAAGGCATCGGCGCCCAGACGGACGATAACGGCATGCAAGCCGAAATGCGCATGGACAACGATCGGTCCGGCGGCTTCATGGTGCCGCAGCAGTTCCGCGACAGCATTATGAGTGTGCAGCCGCAGGAAGCGTTGGTGCGGCCCCGCGCCAACGTCATTCCCGCCGGCACTCCCCCGGATGCCGGCATCACGATCCCGGTTCTCGACCAGGGCGGAAGTGCTCCGGCGAACGTCTTTGGCGGCATGACGTTCAACTGGATCGAGGAAGGCGGCGATAAGCCCGAG
The nucleotide sequence above comes from Ensifer sp. PDNC004. Encoded proteins:
- a CDS encoding phage terminase small subunit P27 family, which codes for MTRGRKPDTDQQQADKGAPGKRMTQKDVATVRSKKAVEPMSIGNVRPPKWLKRSRKATEVWNDLAPKLQRLNLLTDLDAGPLARYCRYVVEWIAADVAVQKEGTWFDTTDTNGAPTKKRHPAWQAAQDIEKMLRDLEATFGMRPDARYKIMRDQAAARGLGDLPLWGNTPDRDEEKSGDGAPATTQPDPDDIIGILGAHNSMPPGSLN
- a CDS encoding terminase large subunit, coding for MEVSAVAVQAAAGHRLWPEPEWVKEAADTKGWAWVRLAWERCSRVAGSWFDEAKAAAAVHLFPKVFRLTDDRFAGKPFRLGLWQECIVRLLVGWKAPIEIVDEQTGQPAFVHVRIFRRLMLWVPRKNGKSEFLAALALLFFILDGVVGGQGYVFARDESQAKIIFNKMKAMISMAPNMGDTQIYKKSIYLPKIRALFELLTGKPEGKHGKSPTVIAGDEMHEWETPDLANFLRQGTGTRLEPIELYASTAGVKSNKTGYALWEESLSILEGRIDDPSTLVVIFALDPDDDWADEANWPKANPSLGISPTMQFLRREAAIAADNPRAEQHFRCYHLNQWIDAVTRWLSLKKWDACATNKEAWKEWRDGVGLEGRSCFAAFDVSSNEDITARILAFPPDDEFDRWVLSARFWVPSETIAKRSRQDRVSYDKWLGLGAIEETPGDYVDQDYVRKALFEDLERFNVTLIGYDPWNATKLVTDMQKDGVDESRFQLMRQGIPTLGEPTKLFERLVMSGQLDHGGHPVLRWMAGNVAVRFDENLNYAPTKKKSAEKIDGIVGSVMAVGLSMADDVEGPSVYEQRGILEIEV
- a CDS encoding phage portal protein yields the protein MQVSTEKPRVRVKAGRSEMEAAAYGAPASISSENGFFRHIVPSKTNAGVHVSEHNARHYPIVYACVNRIANPVAHFPVQIMRPANGGGVEEATDHPLAARLKLRPNDYMSSRTLRKTVQGHALLWGNGFIEIERNRRGQSVGLWPLLPDRTAPRKNGDRLVFDTSIDGKRFSLDHMDVIHIMDQSQDGYVGLSPVAMARQAIGMGFATEEFGGKFFANDAKSGGFLMHPGKLGPQAQANLRGRDGAQKAAPENPAAAIEKQGGLDNAHRIKVLEEGMKWIQTTIPPEDAQFLGTREMQIAEIARIYDVPLILVQSHEKSTSWGSGIEQLMIGFFQQTIAPWIVAWEQELNWKLFTEAERRRGYHVKFRMNALLRGDMAARAAFYKAMFELGMTMNQILALEDMNGIGPNGDVNFVSNNVQTVERAINPPEHAPIGHNGGPKIEEGDDQ
- a CDS encoding S49 family peptidase, whose product is MRYAHILMAVASEFWAIDENKFDQIVSFLALQAAGEKFSNEELQARISKQTERDVARREGAVAVLPLRGVLANRMSMMNDISGGTSYESFARTFDAAVSAPDVKAIILDVDSPGGVVSGVDELSQRIFSGRGRKPIIAHVNSTAASAAYWTITGADEVVLNPSAEVGSIGVMQVHDDVSAALEKAGVKRTLTAVPEFKGEGAPFQPLSDDAKAHRLARANFYYEKFVGRVASNRGVSAATVKSSFGRGRMVTAEDAVGLGMADRIGTLEETIARFGVSPGATGSNFARERERRALQI
- a CDS encoding phage major capsid protein, whose protein sequence is MLNKRHTALFGGAIFCLVAVAACALVLSGASGHDAIAFLTDPHMQLATPMLAALRADRVALVDKMKAIIDTAEGEGRDLSAEESAEFDGMKAQKEGFDRRIARLEDMESTTAALDAVVPAHSRRAAIERAGGPEASREFESIGHFLSAVRFSPNDQRLNFVEGIGAQTDDNGMQAEMRMDNDRSGGFMVPQQFRDSIMSVQPQEALVRPRANVIPAGTPPDAGITIPVLDQGGSAPANVFGGMTFNWIEEGGDKPETDAELGTVSLAPKEIAGHVTLTDKFLRNWQASGQFVERLMRGGVAAAEDWAFLRGNGKAQPLGVLNAPATKFVNRLVANQIGLADIVAMVAVMLMRGGSPVWSAPQSALPQIANLKGPDGKLIWMENAREGFAGTLAGYPLRWNNRAPGLGQKGDLLLGDYSNYLIKDGSGPYVAASEHVKFLQNKTVIKIFWNVDGAPWMHAPFKEENGYEVSPFVGLDIPA